The following proteins are co-located in the Acinetobacter shaoyimingii genome:
- a CDS encoding OmpA family protein codes for MRALLISGVVGAMLLSGCSTTGNNIGGVEYDKTALGSIIGAAAGYGISKGNANKASQNNRAALIGAVVGGAAGVYLDNKEKKLRQQMAGTGVEVNRNPDGSVGLVMPGNITFDTNKSNIKPNFYTTLNKVAQTLTEDNRSAILVTGYTDNTGNDSINIPLSQARAQSVASYLASQGIPSNRINAQGYGASNPIASNATAAGREQNRRVEISIYATN; via the coding sequence ATGCGTGCATTATTAATTTCAGGTGTAGTTGGGGCGATGCTTTTGTCAGGTTGTTCAACTACTGGTAATAATATTGGTGGTGTTGAATACGATAAAACTGCTTTAGGTTCAATTATTGGTGCTGCAGCAGGTTATGGTATTTCTAAAGGGAACGCGAACAAAGCTAGCCAAAACAACCGTGCTGCCTTAATTGGTGCTGTTGTTGGTGGTGCTGCTGGTGTCTACCTTGACAATAAAGAGAAAAAACTTCGTCAACAAATGGCGGGTACTGGTGTAGAAGTTAACCGTAACCCAGATGGTTCTGTTGGTTTGGTTATGCCGGGTAACATTACTTTTGATACCAACAAATCAAACATCAAACCAAACTTCTATACAACTTTGAATAAAGTTGCACAAACTTTGACTGAAGATAACCGTAGTGCGATTTTGGTAACAGGTTATACTGACAATACAGGTAATGATTCAATCAATATCCCATTGTCTCAAGCGCGTGCGCAATCAGTTGCGAGCTATTTAGCGTCTCAAGGTATTCCAAGCAATCGTATTAATGCGCAAGGTTATGGTGCGTCTAACCCTATCGCAAGCAATGCGACTGCTGCAGGTCGTGAGCAAAATCGTCGTGTAGAAATCAGTATTTACGCTACGAACTAA
- a CDS encoding OmpA family protein has translation MRALAITAAVVGSLVMSGCQSTTGITQFDKTAIGTVLGAAAGYGISKGNANSSAQNNRAIAIGAVVGGLSGAYLDNKEKKLRTQMAGTGVEVSRNADGSVALIMPGSITFDTNKSNIKTNFYTTLDKVAATLTEDSKSGILVSGYTDSTGTDAINLPLSQARAQAVASYLATKGVSTSRINAQGLGSSNPIADNTTAAGKEQNRRVEISIYQVQ, from the coding sequence ATGCGCGCATTAGCAATTACAGCAGCAGTAGTGGGTTCTTTAGTAATGTCTGGTTGCCAATCAACTACAGGTATTACTCAGTTTGACAAAACTGCGATTGGTACAGTACTAGGGGCTGCAGCTGGTTACGGTATTTCTAAAGGAAATGCTAATTCAAGTGCTCAAAATAATCGTGCTATTGCCATTGGTGCAGTAGTTGGGGGCTTATCTGGTGCTTACTTAGATAACAAAGAGAAAAAATTACGTACTCAAATGGCGGGTACTGGTGTAGAAGTGAGCCGTAATGCTGACGGTTCTGTTGCATTGATCATGCCTGGTAGCATTACGTTTGATACAAACAAATCAAACATCAAAACAAACTTCTACACAACTTTAGATAAAGTTGCTGCAACTTTAACTGAAGACAGCAAGAGCGGTATCTTAGTTTCTGGTTACACAGACAGCACTGGTACTGACGCAATTAACCTTCCATTGTCACAAGCTCGTGCGCAAGCAGTAGCGAGCTACCTTGCAACTAAAGGTGTTTCTACTTCACGTATTAATGCTCAAGGTCTAGGTTCATCTAATCCAATCGCAGACAACACAACTGCTGCTGGTAAAGAACAAAACCGTCGCGTTGAAATCAGCATTTATCAAGTTCAATAA